A genomic segment from Candidatus Poribacteria bacterium encodes:
- a CDS encoding Gfo/Idh/MocA family oxidoreductase: MDSSYNVAIIGCGGISHMHAGWYVNEPRASLTAIADINTEGLKAYGEQYGVEKQYTDYIEMLETEDIDLVSVCTRPRLHAPVVIETAKRGVKGILSEKPMAENLGQAREMLETCSQHGVKLAIDHQVRFSAPYEAARQMIAEGVIGEVFRIHGVCGGGDLKDNATHTVDLMRYVYGDRPVAWVIGQIERIDTPTKYDLHSEDFAIGYFKFEDNVRAVIESGSDTAPGYHHIYCYGTEGEIELAAPGGLPLRLRNAESGGIWVTPELPSESNPVRDMIATIEEDREHRSSGHQGYATHELLMAIYESSRKRRRIHLPLEEMESPLTLMIEDGWI, translated from the coding sequence ATGGACAGTAGCTACAACGTTGCAATAATTGGGTGTGGTGGAATTTCTCACATGCACGCCGGATGGTATGTGAATGAACCGAGGGCGTCTCTGACTGCGATTGCCGACATTAACACAGAAGGACTGAAAGCGTATGGTGAACAATATGGTGTCGAAAAGCAGTATACCGATTACATTGAGATGCTCGAAACGGAAGATATCGATCTCGTTTCCGTTTGTACCCGTCCGAGACTGCATGCACCTGTCGTGATTGAAACCGCAAAACGGGGTGTAAAAGGGATCCTTTCAGAAAAGCCGATGGCGGAGAACCTTGGACAGGCGCGGGAGATGCTCGAAACCTGTTCACAACACGGCGTGAAATTGGCAATCGACCACCAAGTACGGTTTAGCGCACCCTACGAAGCCGCAAGACAGATGATTGCCGAGGGTGTTATCGGAGAGGTCTTCCGGATTCACGGTGTCTGTGGCGGAGGTGACCTGAAGGACAATGCCACACACACTGTTGATCTGATGCGATATGTCTATGGTGACCGTCCCGTTGCTTGGGTGATCGGCCAGATTGAACGTATTGATACACCCACCAAATACGATCTGCATTCCGAGGATTTCGCGATTGGTTACTTCAAGTTTGAAGACAACGTCCGGGCAGTCATTGAATCCGGAAGCGACACCGCCCCCGGTTATCACCACATCTACTGCTACGGAACGGAAGGCGAAATCGAACTCGCTGCCCCCGGTGGACTACCCCTCCGTTTACGGAACGCAGAATCGGGGGGCATTTGGGTAACACCCGAACTCCCTTCAGAAAGTAACCCTGTGCGAGACATGATTGCTACCATTGAAGAGGACAGGGAACATCGCTCTAGTGGTCATCAGGGATACGCCACCCATGAACTGCTCATGGCAATTTATGAGTCATCGCGAAAACGACGGCGGATTCATCTACCCCTCGAAGAAATGGAATCTCCCTTAACCTTGATGATTGAGGACGGCTGGATATAG
- a CDS encoding SDR family oxidoreductase: MVPFLNNRFSLAKTRFVVAKFIAPLTCRNFLLPEDEKAIAESTPLGRVGRPEDVADVTVFLCSEQARWLIGQLFYVGGGYRIP, from the coding sequence ATAGTACCATTTCTGAATAACCGGTTCTCATTAGCGAAAACCCGGTTCGTAGTGGCGAAATTCATTGCGCCTCTGACATGTCGAAACTTCCTACTACCTGAAGATGAGAAAGCAATCGCAGAATCTACACCGTTAGGCAGGGTTGGCAGACCTGAAGATGTCGCGGATGTCACAGTTTTCCTCTGCTCGGAGCAGGCACGTTGGCTCATAGGACAGTTATTCTATGTTGGAGGCGGTTATCGGATACCTTAA
- a CDS encoding HAD family hydrolase, with amino-acid sequence MIKAVFFDLDGTLCDSDTAWSIAQTEMFKLLREQYLSVSEEALTAAWKTVHQELFKQLDAGKISMADVRDARFQRLFRELDLPIDKVMEGLSGFFCSRYLTSLRLYDDGTVLEKLHAYHVGIITNGAHDEHTDSQLSKVRHLGLSERIQSLTISGEVGARKPKVEIFQVACARAGVSPKEALFVGDTIENDIVGANRAGMTSVFINRKLDVLTPKIADEQPDYSISSLHDVLSCLDHK; translated from the coding sequence GTGATTAAAGCAGTATTCTTTGACCTTGATGGTACACTCTGCGACTCCGATACGGCATGGAGCATCGCCCAAACCGAAATGTTTAAGCTTTTGCGCGAGCAGTATCTAAGTGTTTCGGAAGAGGCTCTTACAGCGGCATGGAAAACCGTCCATCAGGAACTCTTTAAGCAACTCGATGCTGGGAAAATCTCCATGGCAGACGTGAGAGACGCACGCTTTCAGCGTCTATTCAGAGAATTAGATCTGCCCATAGATAAGGTTATGGAAGGATTAAGCGGCTTTTTCTGTTCACGTTACCTCACGAGTTTAAGGCTTTACGACGATGGCACCGTGCTTGAGAAATTACACGCATACCATGTCGGCATCATTACAAACGGCGCACACGATGAGCATACCGACAGTCAACTCTCTAAAGTCCGACACCTTGGACTCAGTGAACGGATCCAATCGCTTACAATTTCCGGTGAAGTCGGTGCCAGAAAGCCGAAGGTTGAAATCTTCCAAGTCGCTTGTGCGCGTGCTGGTGTTTCACCGAAAGAGGCTCTGTTCGTCGGCGATACCATTGAAAATGACATCGTTGGTGCCAACCGAGCAGGCATGACCAGCGTCTTCATCAACCGAAAATTAGATGTGTTAACACCAAAGATAGCCGATGAACAACCAGATTACTCGATCTCAAGTCTACATGATGTTTTGTCCTGCTTGGATCATAAATAG
- a CDS encoding GNAT family N-acetyltransferase gives MNKQPRFSIEELTPDHSDWQEFVALVKDLNQEGWAFNPHFERFSRYFLAAKQDEIIVGFLMFVVWDIGPHDRDHPPLQLHGKTLKEAKILAFGVKEGYRRQGIGTALQEYTIQQAKLFDCYQVRSVSGENHPENHHLKLSMGFAVEPMERDEECLAFVMPLKSAKE, from the coding sequence ATGAACAAGCAACCGCGCTTTTCCATTGAAGAGCTCACACCCGACCATTCGGATTGGCAAGAATTCGTCGCGCTGGTCAAGGACTTAAACCAAGAGGGCTGGGCATTTAATCCGCATTTTGAGCGGTTTTCACGCTATTTTTTGGCAGCGAAACAGGATGAGATTATTGTCGGATTTCTCATGTTCGTGGTATGGGATATAGGTCCCCACGATCGCGATCATCCACCCCTTCAGTTACATGGAAAAACACTGAAGGAGGCGAAAATCCTTGCGTTTGGTGTAAAAGAGGGATACCGACGGCAAGGCATCGGCACTGCACTTCAAGAATACACCATCCAGCAAGCGAAGTTGTTTGACTGCTACCAAGTGCGATCCGTCAGCGGCGAGAATCACCCTGAAAACCATCACCTTAAACTCTCTATGGGATTTGCCGTCGAACCGATGGAACGCGATGAAGAGTGTTTAGCGTTCGTCATGCCTCTTAAATCGGCAAAGGAGTAA
- a CDS encoding LamG domain-containing protein: protein MMNRTPRHKFIIAMTAAILIATNVAYARQAITDGLVSYWSFNKDSVAGKTVKDIFGANDGTMDGNVEVVDGKVGEALKFSGGHVDCGADKSLTDIGDQITLEVWIKPEKPGWAIFAGISRSGNNSYVIAWSDQTRVDFNLWNGALETWPFHSVGQPDVGKWHHIAGVYDGSEAIIYINGEVDNEKKFEGVLKHNGENFWMGARKSDGLPYHGILDELRLYNRGLSQAEIEQNLEAEGLAVEPAQKLALTWGAIKVSK from the coding sequence ATGATGAACAGAACTCCGAGACATAAATTTATTATAGCTATGACGGCGGCTATTTTAATCGCTACAAATGTAGCCTACGCCCGTCAGGCGATTACCGATGGATTGGTGAGTTACTGGTCGTTCAATAAAGATTCAGTCGCAGGGAAAACGGTTAAAGACATTTTCGGTGCAAACGATGGAACCATGGATGGGAATGTCGAGGTCGTTGACGGTAAAGTCGGTGAAGCACTCAAGTTTAGTGGCGGGCATGTGGATTGTGGAGCGGATAAGAGTTTAACCGACATTGGCGATCAGATTACATTGGAAGTGTGGATAAAACCTGAGAAACCCGGTTGGGCGATTTTCGCCGGGATATCGAGATCAGGAAATAACTCTTATGTGATTGCGTGGTCAGACCAAACTCGGGTCGATTTTAATCTCTGGAACGGTGCCTTAGAGACCTGGCCCTTTCACAGCGTAGGCCAGCCCGATGTCGGGAAATGGCATCACATCGCGGGTGTCTACGACGGTTCCGAAGCCATTATTTATATCAATGGCGAAGTGGACAATGAGAAAAAATTCGAAGGAGTCCTGAAACATAATGGAGAGAACTTTTGGATGGGTGCCCGAAAATCGGATGGACTGCCCTACCACGGCATTCTTGATGAACTTCGCCTCTACAACCGCGGGCTCAGTCAAGCAGAAATCGAACAGAACCTTGAAGCGGAAGGACTCGCTGTCGAACCCGCACAGAAATTGGCACTCACTTGGGGCGCAATAAAGGTTTCAAAGTAG
- a CDS encoding Rieske (2Fe-2S) protein gives MARVVVGKVSEIPPGERKIIVPFRGKAGIGVFNVDGKFYAIRNICPHRRGPLCTGELSGKFAADAPPSIQGATLSVDSLGEILRCPWHQWTFDIATGQCLVDETLRVATYPVKIDGDDVVVEYDG, from the coding sequence ATGGCACGTGTTGTTGTTGGAAAAGTATCAGAGATCCCACCGGGAGAGCGCAAAATCATCGTCCCGTTCCGTGGGAAAGCAGGTATTGGAGTCTTTAATGTTGATGGCAAATTTTACGCCATCCGTAACATCTGTCCGCATAGACGGGGACCCCTATGCACAGGTGAACTCAGCGGTAAGTTCGCCGCCGATGCACCGCCCTCAATTCAAGGCGCGACGCTCTCTGTCGATAGTTTAGGCGAGATATTGCGCTGTCCATGGCATCAATGGACATTCGACATTGCCACCGGACAGTGTCTCGTCGATGAAACCTTGCGAGTAGCGACCTATCCCGTCAAAATTGACGGGGACGATGTCGTCGTCGAATACGATGGCTAA
- a CDS encoding amidohydrolase family protein: MRQIGSTPVTAPGWTANPKDGIAIVDCDVHHNFRHPTQLLPYLSKFYQEHLLDQGLHLGGYPNIPIRSNRVDLRGRIEEATESTPKNSGGDPRDFNFTLEFLQDEHLDVWNIDIAVLTGPPVFYGYSGVPDPDWGAALCRAFNDWTIEHWLEKDERVVNAILVSPSDPPQAVEEINRLAHRKDTVAVMVPMGSSRPFGNRFYHPIWEACEEHGLSVISHIGGGGGATRNVPTPVGHPTYYIESRMSRPYVASTHATSLICEGVFEKFPNFKFALIEAQQMWAVPVMWHLDTDWRAIRDQTPWLKRLPSEYFREHIRVGSQPMHEPEKPEQMYQMLEMLHADETLIFCSDFPHFDWNDPVTVFPKLPEDLHRRIFAQNALDMLRLDVEETNGSPNP; this comes from the coding sequence ATGCGTCAGATTGGATCAACCCCTGTTACCGCACCCGGTTGGACTGCGAATCCGAAAGACGGGATCGCTATCGTTGACTGTGACGTACACCACAATTTTCGTCATCCTACGCAATTGTTGCCTTACCTGTCAAAATTCTATCAGGAGCATCTCCTCGATCAAGGGCTACATCTCGGTGGGTATCCGAATATCCCGATTCGAAGCAATCGTGTAGACCTCAGGGGGCGGATCGAAGAAGCCACTGAATCGACACCGAAAAACTCCGGCGGCGATCCCAGAGATTTCAACTTCACCTTGGAGTTCCTTCAAGATGAGCATCTCGATGTCTGGAATATCGATATCGCCGTGCTGACGGGACCCCCGGTGTTCTATGGATATTCCGGAGTCCCTGATCCCGATTGGGGGGCTGCCCTCTGCCGGGCTTTTAATGACTGGACAATCGAACATTGGCTTGAGAAAGATGAGCGTGTGGTTAACGCTATTCTCGTCTCTCCCTCCGATCCACCCCAAGCCGTGGAAGAGATTAACAGACTCGCGCACCGCAAGGACACTGTCGCCGTTATGGTACCGATGGGATCGAGTCGTCCGTTTGGTAACCGCTTCTATCATCCCATCTGGGAGGCGTGTGAGGAACACGGATTGTCTGTTATTTCGCACATCGGCGGCGGAGGCGGTGCGACCCGAAACGTACCCACCCCGGTTGGGCATCCGACTTACTACATAGAAAGCCGGATGAGTCGTCCCTATGTCGCCAGTACACACGCCACATCGCTGATCTGCGAAGGGGTCTTTGAAAAATTTCCGAACTTCAAGTTCGCACTCATTGAAGCACAGCAAATGTGGGCGGTGCCGGTGATGTGGCATCTCGATACCGATTGGAGAGCAATACGCGACCAGACACCGTGGCTGAAACGGTTGCCGAGTGAGTATTTCCGAGAGCACATCCGAGTCGGATCGCAGCCGATGCACGAACCTGAGAAACCCGAGCAGATGTACCAGATGTTGGAAATGCTGCACGCAGATGAAACGCTGATATTCTGCTCAGATTTCCCGCATTTCGATTGGAACGATCCGGTAACAGTTTTCCCGAAACTGCCTGAAGACTTACACCGTCGGATCTTCGCCCAAAACGCCCTTGATATGCTTCGGTTGGATGTGGAGGAAACCAACGGATCCCCGAATCCGTAG
- a CDS encoding aminotransferase class III-fold pyridoxal phosphate-dependent enzyme → MGRSFEKSLAWQKRAKAALVGGGQPHKQSQPPRPVMIAGAKGAHFWDADGNDYIDYLMGYGPMILGHAYPTVIDTVTKYLVERGNVYNFGHTLEVELAEKLVQIIPSADRVAYFVGGSDATTGAIKFARAYTGREKVIRSGYHGWHDWCSHARGHLSGAAAATLSVDFNDLEGLADLFKAHPDEIACLIMEPSGHDLPKDDYLEEAKALVNANGALMIFDEVKTGFRYSLGGAQEYFGVTPDMSVFGKALANGFATAIVVGKKEIMDEVSDVWVAATFHGEVSLVAAAIATIDELEAKDGVAFMWKQGQKLLDGYREMAARLGIENARIGGIGPMPYFGLSTDSDDEKQQRFHKTFYEATLEGGLYLPEGHIWFMSMSHTDEDVAKTLSVSEDALKRAKAA, encoded by the coding sequence ATGGGACGCAGTTTTGAAAAATCACTCGCATGGCAAAAGCGCGCCAAAGCCGCATTGGTCGGCGGTGGCCAACCCCATAAACAGAGCCAACCCCCGAGACCTGTTATGATTGCAGGCGCGAAAGGCGCGCATTTTTGGGATGCCGATGGAAACGACTATATCGATTACCTGATGGGCTATGGACCCATGATCCTTGGACACGCCTATCCGACTGTGATTGATACCGTCACAAAATACCTCGTTGAGCGGGGGAATGTTTACAATTTTGGGCATACGCTTGAGGTAGAACTCGCCGAAAAATTGGTTCAGATTATCCCATCGGCGGACCGGGTCGCTTACTTTGTTGGCGGATCGGACGCAACGACCGGCGCGATTAAGTTCGCTCGCGCATATACCGGTAGAGAAAAAGTGATTCGATCGGGGTATCACGGTTGGCACGATTGGTGTAGCCACGCACGCGGACACCTATCGGGAGCTGCCGCCGCGACACTCAGCGTTGATTTCAACGATCTTGAAGGGCTTGCTGACCTCTTTAAAGCGCACCCTGACGAAATTGCTTGTTTGATTATGGAACCTTCCGGACACGATCTGCCCAAGGACGATTATCTTGAAGAGGCAAAGGCGCTCGTCAATGCAAACGGTGCCTTGATGATTTTTGACGAGGTCAAAACGGGTTTCCGCTACTCGTTGGGCGGCGCTCAGGAATATTTCGGGGTCACCCCCGACATGTCCGTTTTTGGAAAGGCACTCGCCAACGGGTTTGCAACCGCTATCGTCGTCGGGAAAAAAGAGATTATGGATGAAGTGAGCGATGTCTGGGTAGCCGCGACTTTCCACGGCGAGGTATCGCTCGTCGCCGCCGCAATCGCTACTATCGATGAACTTGAAGCGAAGGACGGCGTCGCCTTTATGTGGAAACAGGGACAGAAATTGTTGGATGGCTACAGAGAAATGGCGGCGCGTCTCGGTATTGAGAATGCACGCATCGGGGGCATTGGACCTATGCCTTACTTTGGCTTAAGCACCGACAGCGATGACGAGAAACAACAGCGGTTCCACAAAACCTTCTACGAGGCGACCTTAGAGGGCGGTTTATATCTGCCTGAAGGACATATCTGGTTCATGTCCATGTCGCACACCGATGAAGATGTCGCCAAGACGCTTAGCGTTTCTGAGGACGCCCTCAAACGCGCCAAAGCCGCATAG
- a CDS encoding type II toxin-antitoxin system RelE/ParE family toxin: MDIQIYRDENGNEPFEQWLSSIRNNPTLARIDNRLKRVRLGLLGDYRLIGEGVSELRLDFGPGYRIYFGRIQSEHILLLTGGDKNSQRRDIAAAKRYWKDFKESMQ; encoded by the coding sequence ATGGATATACAGATTTACCGGGACGAAAATGGGAATGAACCGTTTGAGCAGTGGCTGTCTTCAATTAGAAATAATCCAACTTTGGCACGAATCGACAACCGTCTCAAACGGGTCCGGTTAGGTCTGTTAGGTGACTATCGTTTAATAGGTGAAGGCGTGTCTGAGTTACGCTTGGATTTCGGGCCCGGCTACCGAATTTATTTTGGTAGAATCCAGAGTGAACACATCTTACTTCTAACGGGCGGAGATAAAAATTCACAGCGGCGGGACATCGCAGCAGCAAAACGATATTGGAAAGATTTCAAGGAGTCGATGCAATGA
- a CDS encoding phytanoyl-CoA dioxygenase yields MAAHLLTDAQMRHFIVNGYVTVTTTLPAQFHDAIYEKTVTVFDKEGNPGNNMIPRIPEIQQILDDPNVSGALTSLLGADSYKQPHRHPHYNPPGSNGQGMHQDGGKRWSHHTRRLLVFYYPQDTPLELGPTGVVPMSHYYSTREGAEVSPEQPIMGKAGTVAFANYDLWHRAMPNSSEKKRYMMKFLYARMSEPQEPTWANKETEWANGTSVGPSEHQEMFRHLWNWHRGNEFGVANSSHNETSNGESLSGLISSLNSTSESTGLQAAYEMPRFGEKAVPALVRCLQDASEMTRRHACYALNAVGTPAVDALQEALKDSREHVRDNAAEALGDLGDKAESAVPALVETLADASGSVRSHTIEALGTTSQASSIAVPGLVKALADSHDGARQRAVFALARIGPNATEAVEGLQNVLFDENRYVRGDAVHALYRIGTPAAKAVLLRHLETTRWCPLTSKASTF; encoded by the coding sequence GTGGCAGCACACCTCTTGACAGACGCGCAGATGCGGCATTTCATTGTGAACGGTTATGTGACCGTCACTACGACATTGCCTGCGCAATTCCACGATGCAATCTACGAAAAGACGGTAACGGTTTTTGACAAGGAAGGCAATCCGGGTAATAATATGATACCGCGGATCCCAGAGATCCAGCAAATTCTTGACGATCCGAATGTGAGTGGAGCTCTGACAAGCCTACTTGGCGCGGACTCCTATAAGCAGCCACACCGCCATCCGCACTACAATCCGCCGGGTAGTAATGGACAGGGCATGCACCAAGATGGTGGAAAACGCTGGTCTCATCATACCCGAAGGTTGTTGGTTTTCTATTATCCACAAGATACTCCCCTCGAACTCGGTCCAACGGGTGTGGTCCCGATGAGCCATTATTATAGCACGCGTGAAGGCGCGGAGGTCTCACCGGAACAACCGATCATGGGAAAAGCGGGAACGGTTGCTTTCGCAAACTACGACCTGTGGCACCGTGCAATGCCTAACAGCAGTGAGAAGAAACGCTACATGATGAAGTTCCTCTATGCCCGGATGTCAGAGCCGCAGGAACCTACTTGGGCAAACAAGGAAACAGAGTGGGCAAACGGCACATCTGTGGGACCCTCTGAACATCAGGAGATGTTCCGACACCTTTGGAACTGGCATCGGGGCAATGAATTCGGGGTTGCAAACTCCTCCCACAACGAGACATCGAACGGAGAATCACTGTCCGGTTTAATCAGTTCCCTCAACAGCACGTCGGAATCAACAGGATTGCAGGCGGCTTATGAAATGCCCCGATTTGGCGAGAAGGCGGTGCCTGCATTGGTGAGGTGTTTGCAAGACGCATCGGAAATGACGCGTCGACACGCCTGTTACGCCCTCAACGCCGTTGGAACGCCTGCTGTTGATGCCTTGCAGGAAGCGTTGAAAGATTCCCGTGAACACGTGCGGGATAACGCGGCGGAAGCACTCGGCGATTTGGGAGATAAAGCAGAATCGGCGGTGCCTGCACTGGTGGAAACGTTAGCGGATGCTTCAGGTTCCGTGCGGTCGCATACGATAGAGGCATTAGGAACAACGAGTCAAGCGAGTTCAATTGCCGTCCCAGGACTTGTGAAGGCGTTGGCGGATTCGCACGATGGTGCCCGGCAAAGGGCGGTATTCGCGCTGGCGCGGATTGGTCCAAACGCGACTGAGGCGGTCGAGGGTTTACAAAATGTGCTGTTCGATGAGAATCGTTACGTCCGCGGTGATGCGGTCCACGCGCTTTATCGTATCGGCACACCCGCAGCAAAAGCAGTATTGCTGCGTCACCTTGAGACGACCCGCTGGTGTCCTTTGACCTCAAAAGCGAGTACGTTTTAG
- a CDS encoding SDR family NAD(P)-dependent oxidoreductase: MEKIAVIAGVGPGLGAALARKFVNEGCDVALLSRSSAYIKNLSTRLGESGRTVIPIPTDIADAEQVAEGFTHIREELGDPDILVNHAANAAWGSFADLTPEAFEGAWRVCTLGGFLCSKQVVPGMLKKGGGSILFTGATSAVRGRAGALAFSSAKYATRGLASALAREVGPHGIHVAHVIIDGVIDTPGVRQRYRLAENEPLLEPDAIADTYWALVQQERSAWTFEVDVRPHNEEFFT, from the coding sequence ATGGAAAAAATAGCAGTGATTGCAGGTGTAGGTCCTGGCTTAGGGGCTGCGCTTGCCCGTAAATTTGTAAACGAAGGATGTGATGTAGCCCTACTGTCTCGCTCATCCGCCTATATTAAGAATCTATCCACACGATTGGGAGAATCCGGACGCACAGTTATCCCGATCCCTACAGATATTGCTGATGCCGAGCAAGTAGCAGAGGGTTTTACTCACATTCGCGAAGAACTCGGCGATCCCGATATCTTGGTGAATCATGCTGCAAACGCCGCGTGGGGAAGTTTCGCAGACCTCACACCCGAAGCGTTTGAGGGAGCGTGGCGTGTTTGCACCCTCGGTGGATTCCTCTGTTCAAAGCAGGTCGTTCCGGGAATGCTCAAGAAAGGCGGCGGAAGCATCCTCTTTACAGGTGCGACTTCTGCCGTCCGCGGTAGAGCGGGCGCGTTAGCGTTTAGCAGTGCCAAGTATGCGACGCGCGGCTTAGCATCCGCACTCGCTCGCGAAGTCGGTCCGCACGGCATTCATGTCGCGCATGTCATCATTGACGGGGTCATTGATACGCCGGGGGTCCGCCAACGCTATAGACTCGCCGAGAATGAGCCGCTCCTTGAACCCGATGCAATTGCCGATACCTATTGGGCTTTGGTACAGCAGGAGCGAAGCGCGTGGACTTTCGAGGTCGACGTCCGTCCCCATAACGAGGAATTCTTTACCTAG
- a CDS encoding FtsX-like permease family protein, which produces MVLGGNPMSILESLTNALSALLANKLRSMLTMLGVIIGVGAIITTTSIGEGAKADVTERIQTLGANILAVRPGQSRFRGRGSADARKSLTVADMEALQERGKTFGYVTPEVSSRAQVKYLNRNANTTIVGTSPEYLVTANFTVEKGRFFTESEIRYRQRVCVLGKTVVDNLFEEIEPVGQTIKIKNVGFHVVGVMKEKGASGWRNPDDQVFIPYSTAMKRVFGEDYLSSISIQANDDKLLAAAETEVTELLRKQHKIPINKELDFHIRNQAEFMETLEESNQTFTNLILGIAVVSLVVGGIGIMNIMLVSVTERTKEIGLRKAVGAQRSDILAQFLVESTSLALVGGVIGIGVGIAGAELVTSFWEWRTLVSPMYGMVSFVVSALVGIFFGAYPAWKAAKLHPIDALRHE; this is translated from the coding sequence ATGGTGCTGGGAGGAAATCCTATGAGTATCTTGGAGAGTCTTACAAACGCATTGAGTGCCTTACTAGCAAATAAACTCCGATCTATGTTAACGATGTTAGGGGTGATTATCGGTGTCGGCGCCATTATAACCACGACCTCAATTGGTGAAGGCGCGAAAGCCGATGTCACCGAGCGAATCCAAACACTGGGGGCGAACATTCTCGCTGTCCGTCCCGGACAAAGTAGATTTCGTGGACGTGGTTCTGCTGATGCCCGGAAAAGCCTCACCGTTGCGGATATGGAGGCGTTACAAGAACGTGGAAAGACATTTGGATATGTTACCCCTGAGGTCAGCAGTCGCGCACAGGTGAAGTACCTCAATAGAAATGCAAACACAACAATCGTCGGAACATCCCCGGAATACCTCGTCACGGCGAATTTTACCGTTGAGAAAGGACGCTTTTTTACGGAGAGTGAGATCCGTTATCGTCAACGTGTGTGTGTCCTCGGTAAGACCGTTGTTGATAACTTGTTCGAGGAGATTGAACCCGTCGGTCAGACAATTAAAATTAAGAACGTCGGTTTTCATGTTGTGGGGGTCATGAAGGAGAAAGGGGCAAGTGGATGGCGAAATCCGGATGACCAAGTTTTTATCCCGTATTCGACCGCCATGAAACGCGTTTTCGGAGAGGATTACCTTTCCAGCATCAGTATACAGGCGAATGACGATAAACTTCTGGCAGCCGCGGAAACTGAGGTGACCGAACTGCTCCGAAAGCAACACAAAATTCCGATAAACAAGGAACTCGACTTTCACATCAGAAACCAAGCGGAATTCATGGAAACACTTGAAGAATCAAACCAAACCTTTACGAACCTGATTTTAGGGATTGCCGTAGTATCGTTGGTTGTCGGTGGTATCGGTATTATGAATATTATGCTTGTTTCTGTGACGGAGCGGACGAAAGAGATTGGGCTACGTAAAGCCGTTGGCGCACAGCGTTCCGATATCCTCGCTCAGTTCCTTGTCGAATCCACAAGTTTGGCACTCGTCGGAGGTGTCATTGGGATTGGGGTCGGTATAGCCGGCGCGGAACTGGTCACATCATTCTGGGAATGGCGAACCCTTGTCTCGCCGATGTACGGAATGGTTTCTTTTGTTGTTAGCGCGTTGGTAGGTATCTTTTTCGGCGCATATCCCGCATGGAAGGCGGCAAAACTGCATCCAATTGATGCACTCAGACACGAGTAA